One Leptospira bourretii DNA segment encodes these proteins:
- a CDS encoding DUF1554 domain-containing protein: MHKLKDLSNSFFTVNLIIISFICFSLISCEENNTDNTAAASALALVSNNSSSTASTTSTTNTSVGPCSTTGPCKIFVTANTFPALNTNLGISGLDNFCNNSTDKPSGGGTYKALVADGTNRIACTTANCSGGSSEHTGWVLKANKEYRRSNGTTVIGTTNANGLFTFPLTNSISNAIPFTNMTATGLNANWTSNGNHCSQWTGTGSFSMATYDSTSSDAIYAAGTAGCTNTAAIICVEQ, encoded by the coding sequence TTGCATAAACTGAAAGACTTATCAAATTCCTTTTTTACAGTTAATTTAATCATTATTAGCTTTATTTGCTTTTCACTCATCTCTTGTGAAGAAAATAACACCGACAATACGGCTGCAGCCAGTGCGCTTGCACTCGTGTCAAATAACAGCAGTTCTACTGCTTCTACGACAAGTACAACAAATACTTCCGTCGGACCTTGCTCCACAACTGGTCCTTGTAAAATATTTGTCACAGCTAATACTTTTCCAGCATTGAATACAAATTTAGGAATTAGTGGATTAGATAATTTTTGCAATAACTCCACTGATAAACCTTCTGGAGGAGGCACATACAAAGCTCTAGTTGCTGATGGAACCAATCGAATTGCTTGTACAACTGCTAATTGTTCTGGTGGATCTTCCGAACATACTGGTTGGGTGTTAAAGGCAAATAAAGAATATAGGCGATCCAATGGAACCACGGTGATTGGCACAACCAATGCCAATGGACTCTTTACCTTTCCTTTGACAAATTCAATTAGCAATGCAATTCCTTTTACAAATATGACAGCAACAGGACTGAATGCAAATTGGACTAGTAATGGTAATCATTGTTCACAATGGACGGGGACTGGTAGTTTCTCAATGGCAACATATGACAGTACATCGTCTGATGCAATCTATGCTGCTGGAACCGCTGGATGTACGAACACTGCGGCTATCATTTGTGTCGAACAGTAG
- a CDS encoding DUF1554 domain-containing protein, producing the protein MKILKNLANSLLRSNIIIVSFICFILVSCEPGNTNNDTTTASALAIVANNSSTSSSATPSCATTGTCKIFITNSTAPVTAGVSGIDAHCNNATNKPSGGGTYKALVTDGTSRRACTSANCTTGGTSEHIDWVLKPNQQYKRKDGTTVIGTTNANGLFPIPLTNSMEPNLLNANNYVITGINADWINSNDCENWTTRAPATSPNGLFGKHQEIDMRAFAFAGTTCADLEDFYNAKAICVEQ; encoded by the coding sequence ATGAAAATTTTAAAAAACTTGGCAAATTCCTTACTCAGATCAAATATAATCATTGTTAGCTTTATTTGTTTCATACTCGTTTCTTGTGAACCAGGAAATACTAACAACGACACAACGACTGCCAGTGCCCTTGCAATCGTGGCAAATAACAGTTCTACTTCTAGTAGTGCAACACCTTCTTGTGCAACAACAGGAACTTGTAAAATATTCATTACAAATTCAACGGCTCCTGTAACTGCAGGTGTTTCTGGCATTGATGCGCACTGTAATAATGCTACAAACAAACCCTCAGGTGGAGGGACTTACAAAGCTTTGGTAACTGATGGAACCTCCAGAAGAGCTTGTACTTCAGCAAATTGCACAACTGGTGGGACTTCTGAACATATCGATTGGGTTCTCAAACCAAACCAACAATACAAAAGAAAAGATGGAACCACAGTGATTGGAACCACTAATGCAAATGGTCTTTTCCCTATTCCACTGACCAATTCAATGGAACCAAATTTACTAAATGCTAATAATTATGTGATTACAGGAATCAATGCCGACTGGATCAATAGCAATGATTGTGAAAATTGGACGACCAGAGCTCCAGCTACATCACCAAATGGACTCTTTGGAAAACATCAAGAAATAGATATGCGTGCTTTTGCGTTTGCTGGTACAACATGCGCTGACCTAGAAGATTTCTATAATGCGAAGGCCATTTGTGTAGAACAATAG
- a CDS encoding DUF1554 domain-containing protein codes for MKYISKPTLDLNLIIVSLLCFTLISCESNNNDNTAAAGALALVANNSSTSSSSTTPSCTTTGTCKIFIANPTAPINAGISGFDTHCNNSTNKPSGSYTYKALVSDGIKRRACSTANCSGGTSEHIDWVLKPNQQYKTNDGTTIIGTTNANGLFPVPLTNSIQPTAIDGSSDLVITGLNDNWTAGDDCNDWTGTGNGKYGAHIEVGIKAFSEATMACSDLINNTYKGKAICVEQ; via the coding sequence TTGAAATACATATCAAAACCAACATTGGATTTAAATCTAATCATCGTTAGCTTACTTTGTTTCACTCTTATTTCTTGTGAATCTAATAACAATGACAATACGGCCGCCGCTGGTGCACTTGCACTCGTAGCAAATAACAGTTCTACTTCTAGTAGTTCCACAACACCTTCCTGCACAACAACTGGCACTTGTAAAATATTTATCGCAAATCCAACAGCTCCTATCAATGCAGGTATTTCTGGCTTTGATACACACTGCAACAATTCGACAAATAAACCATCAGGAAGTTATACCTACAAAGCATTGGTTTCAGATGGAATCAAAAGAAGGGCATGCTCTACTGCAAATTGCTCTGGGGGAACTTCAGAACATATCGATTGGGTTCTCAAACCAAACCAACAATACAAAACAAACGATGGAACCACTATCATCGGAACTACAAATGCCAATGGTCTTTTTCCTGTTCCACTGACCAATTCAATTCAGCCGACGGCCATTGATGGAAGTTCTGATCTTGTCATCACTGGTTTAAATGACAACTGGACAGCTGGTGATGATTGTAATGATTGGACAGGTACCGGAAATGGGAAATATGGAGCACATATTGAGGTAGGTATCAAAGCGTTTTCAGAAGCAACAATGGCATGTAGTGATTTGATTAATAATACCTATAAAGGGAAAGCCATTTGTGTGGAACAATAG
- a CDS encoding NAD(P) transhydrogenase subunit alpha: MEIFVTAVTIFVLAIFVGFEIITKIPPILHTPLMSGSNAISGITLIGALYAAGIQESNITKILGLLSVIFATVNVVGGFLVTHRMLGMFKKKDTPK; this comes from the coding sequence ATGGAAATATTTGTTACAGCCGTCACGATTTTCGTCCTAGCGATCTTCGTGGGATTTGAAATCATCACAAAAATCCCCCCCATCCTCCACACCCCACTTATGTCGGGTTCTAACGCCATTTCCGGCATTACCTTAATTGGTGCCCTCTATGCAGCCGGAATCCAAGAAAGCAATATCACCAAAATTTTGGGTCTTCTTTCTGTTATTTTCGCTACCGTCAACGTAGTGGGTGGGTTTCTAGTAACTCACAGGATGCTTGGAATGTTTAAGAAAAAGGATACACCAAAATAA
- a CDS encoding NAD(P)(+) transhydrogenase (Re/Si-specific) subunit beta has product MELVSILNLSYLVASILFIVGIKQLAHPKTASRGNLLGALGMLIAVVATLFDQAILTYDWILVGVLIGSVIGIILAIKIQMTAMPQLVAVLNGFGGIASVFVAGAALQLSIPKYATAVNYQEIVSIVFSAIVGGITFSGSFIAFGKLQGFITEKAVRYPGDQLVKILVGLTAVGLGVYGCLEPTDESIYWILSGVSLLLGIFLVIPIGGADMPVVISLLNSYSGIAASATGFVLNNNVLIISGSLVGASGIILTQIMCKAMNRSLTNVLFGGFGAVATEMKDDGDFYSGKVKSTSAEEVAMLLDVARSVVIVPGYGMAVAQAQHTVRDLYQLLTARGIDVTFAIHPVAGRMPGHMNVLLAEADIPYDRLKEMDEINSTFENVDVVIVNGANDVTNPLAKTDPKSPIAGMPILDVGNAKTVVVIKRSLSPGFAGVPNPLFIADNCLMLFGDGKKATQEMITALKES; this is encoded by the coding sequence ATGGAATTAGTCAGTATTCTTAACCTTTCTTATCTTGTTGCTTCCATCCTTTTTATTGTTGGAATCAAACAGTTAGCTCACCCAAAAACAGCATCACGAGGAAATTTACTCGGCGCTTTGGGTATGCTCATTGCTGTTGTCGCAACTCTCTTTGACCAAGCCATCTTAACTTATGATTGGATCCTTGTGGGAGTTCTAATTGGATCTGTGATCGGTATTATCTTAGCAATCAAAATCCAAATGACGGCAATGCCACAACTGGTTGCTGTCCTTAATGGATTTGGTGGGATCGCTTCTGTTTTTGTGGCAGGTGCTGCCTTACAACTATCCATTCCAAAGTATGCTACTGCAGTCAATTACCAAGAAATTGTTTCCATTGTCTTCTCTGCTATCGTTGGTGGAATCACCTTTTCTGGAAGTTTTATCGCCTTTGGAAAGTTACAAGGTTTTATTACAGAAAAAGCAGTTCGTTATCCTGGGGATCAACTTGTTAAAATTTTAGTCGGACTAACGGCAGTGGGACTTGGTGTTTATGGATGTTTAGAACCAACAGATGAGTCGATTTATTGGATTCTCAGTGGAGTGAGTTTACTTCTTGGTATCTTCCTCGTGATACCGATTGGTGGAGCGGATATGCCAGTTGTGATTTCCCTACTAAACTCCTATTCGGGAATTGCCGCATCCGCAACGGGATTTGTTTTGAATAATAACGTTCTCATCATTTCAGGATCACTCGTTGGTGCCTCTGGAATTATTCTAACACAAATCATGTGTAAAGCGATGAATCGTAGTTTGACGAATGTTCTCTTCGGAGGATTCGGGGCTGTCGCTACAGAAATGAAAGATGATGGCGATTTTTACTCAGGTAAAGTGAAATCAACAAGTGCTGAAGAAGTGGCAATGTTGTTAGATGTCGCACGAAGTGTAGTGATTGTCCCTGGTTATGGTATGGCTGTAGCGCAAGCACAACATACTGTTCGTGACTTATACCAACTTTTAACTGCACGTGGTATCGATGTCACATTTGCAATCCATCCAGTTGCTGGTCGTATGCCTGGTCATATGAACGTTTTACTTGCGGAAGCAGATATTCCTTATGATCGATTGAAAGAGATGGACGAGATCAATAGTACTTTCGAAAATGTTGATGTTGTGATAGTCAATGGGGCTAATGACGTAACAAACCCTCTTGCAAAAACAGATCCAAAATCACCAATTGCTGGTATGCCGATTTTGGATGTTGGAAATGCTAAGACAGTTGTTGTGATCAAACGTTCCTTAAGTCCTGGATTTGCAGGAGTGCCTAACCCACTCTTCATTGCTGACAACTGTTTGATGTTGTTTGGTGATGGTAAAAAAGCAACACAAGAGATGATCACAGCTTTAAAAGAATCTTAG
- a CDS encoding response regulator transcription factor, with protein sequence MKKQVYIVDDHPLVVDALQNLIAKSEDLECIGSADNIEKSFNDIEKLQPSLVLIDIQLKQNQNGLQLLKRLRTTFPNIAVIIISMLTDDTFVDRAFKLGAMGYVFKEDTTTQIVEAIHTVLKGDYFVSSSQATRLLGHLYRASQKDEKDPIDRLSNRELEVFLMIGEGMPVKEIAANMGLAPSTIETLRSRIKSKLSITENEKLIRVAVEWKYTQAKTDIVVS encoded by the coding sequence ATGAAGAAACAAGTCTATATCGTTGATGACCACCCTCTAGTAGTAGATGCACTACAAAACCTAATTGCTAAATCGGAAGATTTAGAGTGCATCGGGAGTGCGGATAACATTGAAAAATCATTTAATGATATAGAAAAACTGCAACCAAGTTTGGTGTTGATTGATATCCAACTCAAACAAAACCAGAATGGTTTGCAGTTACTCAAACGTCTTAGAACAACTTTTCCAAATATTGCCGTCATCATCATCAGTATGTTGACGGACGATACCTTTGTGGATCGTGCTTTTAAACTCGGCGCTATGGGTTATGTTTTCAAAGAAGACACTACCACACAAATCGTAGAAGCAATTCACACTGTGCTGAAGGGAGATTATTTTGTGAGTTCTTCCCAAGCCACTAGACTGCTCGGACATTTATACAGAGCTTCCCAAAAAGACGAAAAGGATCCTATCGACAGATTGTCCAATCGTGAATTGGAAGTTTTTCTCATGATTGGGGAAGGAATGCCGGTCAAAGAAATTGCGGCCAATATGGGTCTTGCTCCTTCTACCATTGAAACTTTACGTTCTCGTATCAAATCCAAACTCAGCATCACTGAAAACGAAAAACTAATTCGTGTGGCTGTGGAATGGAAATACACACAAGCCAAAACGGATATCGTCGTTTCTTAA
- a CDS encoding tetratricopeptide repeat protein produces MKAKIQILFFSFLLLLFTNSIFAQTEDKETIEINAKIELEKVSRNIINALRYGRFLLADTEWRKIQSDVYKSYPEYDYLNGSLLYSRMEWQEAKESLNKALKKEPNHEAASFLLGMIYAQEDSWAEAKDTWTETNQISPYNPFYHYNLGLAYFILKDYNNAIVSLNKSLEYKANYNEAKLILAKTYLELNETEKAKVELSTILEQDPKHIQASHLMGRVVYLLEKDPKKSLTYLKNQRVLGWREKKIYARCYFEIRKWRDAENLLRPIAYSPFADEYDQSFYLNLLLNLGYDERANDFFHFIQKQSQNESKIAEAYRMLLSSREGKDLLYHYFKLRY; encoded by the coding sequence ATGAAAGCTAAAATACAAATTCTATTCTTCAGTTTTCTTCTTTTACTTTTTACAAATTCTATTTTTGCTCAAACCGAAGACAAAGAAACCATAGAAATCAATGCAAAGATCGAATTGGAAAAAGTCAGTCGCAATATCATCAATGCACTTCGTTACGGAAGGTTTCTTTTAGCGGATACTGAGTGGAGAAAAATTCAATCTGATGTTTATAAGTCCTATCCTGAATATGATTATTTAAATGGAAGTTTGTTATACTCGAGAATGGAATGGCAAGAGGCAAAAGAAAGCCTAAACAAAGCTCTCAAAAAAGAACCAAACCATGAAGCAGCAAGTTTTTTACTCGGTATGATTTATGCTCAGGAAGATAGTTGGGCCGAGGCAAAAGATACTTGGACAGAAACCAATCAAATTTCCCCATACAATCCATTTTATCATTACAATTTAGGTCTTGCCTACTTTATACTAAAAGATTACAACAATGCCATTGTATCCTTAAACAAATCTTTAGAATACAAAGCAAACTACAATGAAGCAAAACTCATTTTAGCAAAAACTTATTTAGAACTAAATGAAACAGAAAAAGCCAAAGTAGAACTTTCCACCATTTTGGAACAAGATCCCAAACACATCCAAGCTTCTCATTTAATGGGCCGCGTTGTATACTTACTTGAAAAAGATCCGAAAAAATCTCTCACTTATTTAAAAAACCAAAGAGTCCTTGGATGGAGAGAAAAAAAGATATATGCACGATGTTACTTTGAAATTCGAAAGTGGAGAGATGCAGAAAACCTACTTCGACCTATCGCCTACTCACCGTTTGCCGATGAATATGACCAAAGTTTTTATTTAAACCTACTTTTGAATTTAGGTTACGATGAAAGAGCAAACGACTTCTTTCATTTCATCCAAAAACAATCGCAAAACGAATCAAAAATTGCTGAAGCGTATAGAATGTTACTCTCTTCCCGCGAGGGAAAAGATTTACTCTATCACTATTTTAAACTTAGATATTGA